A section of the Clostridium sp. TW13 genome encodes:
- a CDS encoding tRNA (adenine(22)-N(1))-methyltransferase, with protein sequence MELSKRLNMILSKVDRCECIADVGTDHGYVVVELIKRELCKKAIATDINKGPLEKAKTNIGFEGMLDRVYCRLGGGFFPIKKGEVNAVIVAGMGGNLIRDIILADMSKVKLMDYLVLQPAQNPEVLREFLYNNSFEVLDEDICEDDGKYYECFKVKFNKDVKNVGTYDELDYEISSVLIDKGDSTIKNYISSKIESYEKILGYLKDNSESAKERKHDLEEKVKRLKAMIN encoded by the coding sequence ATGGAATTAAGCAAAAGACTTAACATGATTTTAAGTAAAGTAGATAGATGTGAATGTATTGCTGATGTTGGAACAGATCATGGATATGTAGTGGTAGAATTAATAAAAAGAGAATTATGCAAAAAGGCAATTGCTACAGATATAAATAAAGGTCCTTTAGAAAAGGCTAAAACAAATATAGGATTTGAAGGAATGTTGGATAGAGTTTACTGCAGGCTTGGAGGTGGCTTTTTTCCAATAAAGAAGGGAGAAGTAAATGCAGTTATAGTTGCAGGAATGGGTGGAAATCTAATAAGAGATATTATCTTAGCTGATATGTCAAAGGTGAAGTTAATGGATTATTTAGTATTACAGCCAGCTCAAAATCCAGAGGTGCTTAGAGAATTTTTATATAACAATTCTTTTGAAGTTCTAGATGAGGATATCTGCGAGGATGATGGGAAATACTATGAGTGTTTCAAGGTAAAGTTTAATAAGGATGTTAAAAATGTAGGTACATATGATGAACTTGATTATGAAATAAGTTCAGTATTAATTGATAAAGGTGACAGCACTATTAAAAATTATATAAGTAGCAAGATAGAATCTTATGAAAAAATATTAGGATATCTAAAAGATAATAGTGAGTCTGCTAAAGAGAGGAAACATGACTTAGAGGAAAAAGTTAAGAGATTGAAGGCAATGATAAACTAA
- a CDS encoding Nif3-like dinuclear metal center hexameric protein, protein MKLKDFIEIMESIAPKELKESYDNVGLMIGDSQKEITKILLALDCTLDVIEEAVENKVELIVTHHPLLFIKPSNITTDTLQGRKVINLIQNDIALYSSHTNFDTVCGGLNDSLLRILGFEKGDIIEKVNDSNYNAAGIGRIVELKDASLGMVIDLVKDKLNLKNLRYAGNLNSSVKKLAIVNGSGEDYFELARAKGADTILTGDTTYHFVSDYKEMGMNIIDAGHFGTEWLSFLQAIEMLKTKVKEQYSNIEFIVSSKIKDPYEII, encoded by the coding sequence ATGAAGTTAAAAGATTTTATTGAGATTATGGAAAGTATAGCTCCAAAAGAGCTTAAAGAGAGTTATGATAACGTAGGTCTTATGATTGGAGATTCACAAAAAGAGATAACAAAAATACTATTAGCTTTAGATTGCACTCTGGATGTAATTGAGGAAGCAGTAGAGAATAAGGTGGAGCTTATTGTAACCCACCATCCTCTATTGTTTATAAAACCATCTAATATAACTACAGATACTCTGCAGGGCAGAAAGGTTATAAATTTAATTCAAAATGATATAGCTTTATATAGTTCTCACACTAATTTTGATACTGTATGTGGAGGCCTAAATGATAGTCTTCTTAGAATATTAGGTTTTGAAAAAGGAGACATTATTGAAAAAGTTAATGATAGTAATTATAATGCAGCTGGTATTGGTAGAATAGTAGAACTTAAGGATGCAAGTCTTGGAATGGTTATAGACTTAGTGAAAGATAAATTGAATTTGAAGAATTTAAGATATGCAGGAAATTTAAATTCAAGTGTAAAAAAATTGGCTATAGTAAATGGAAGTGGAGAAGATTATTTTGAGTTGGCAAGAGCCAAAGGAGCAGATACTATATTAACTGGTGATACTACTTATCACTTTGTTAGTGATTATAAAGAAATGGGTATGAATATAATTGATGCAGGACATTTTGGTACAGAGTGGTTATCATTCTTGCAAGCAATAGAAATGCTTAAAACTAAAGTAAAGGAACAATATAGTAATATAGAATTTATAGTATCTTCTAAAATAAAAGATCCTTATGAAATTATTTAA
- a CDS encoding MATE family efflux transporter: MNKRVMRKELIRLTWPLFIELSLFMLLGTVDTIMLSRYSDKAVAAVSVSNQIAGFINLLFAVVTTGTAILCAQYKGAKDEKNLGIVATVSLLFNATLGIVLSLVLILFAKNLLSLLNVPQEVMPYGVDYLTIVGGAAFVQALLSTISAIVRSHGFTKITMYSAIGMNILNIIGNYLLIFGKFGLPALGVRGSALSTSVSRSLALIVMFIILVKKVDKNISFKLLRPFPFDMLKRILKIGIPSAGEQISYNTSQMVITSFITQMGTNTLAAKAYINNITMFTIVFTAAIGQGTSILVGNKIGAKKQEEAYHICLDSVKVGIGISVSVALMSAVFSRALTSIFTSNEEIIKIASLVLIIDVLVEVGKVFNVVIISSLRAAGDVKFPVYCGILSMWGVSVLFSFIFGVKFGFALAGIWIACGMDEWLRGIIMLFRWKSGKWRKMGLI, encoded by the coding sequence ATGAATAAAAGGGTTATGAGAAAAGAGCTAATTAGATTAACGTGGCCTTTATTTATCGAACTCTCATTATTTATGCTACTTGGAACAGTAGATACAATAATGTTAAGCAGATACTCAGATAAGGCAGTAGCAGCAGTAAGTGTCAGTAATCAAATTGCAGGATTTATAAATTTATTATTTGCAGTAGTTACTACAGGTACTGCAATACTCTGTGCTCAATATAAAGGAGCGAAAGATGAGAAAAATTTAGGAATAGTAGCTACAGTATCACTGCTTTTTAATGCTACTTTAGGAATTGTATTGAGCTTAGTACTAATTTTATTTGCAAAAAATTTATTATCCTTACTAAATGTACCTCAAGAGGTTATGCCCTATGGAGTGGATTACTTAACTATAGTTGGTGGAGCGGCTTTTGTACAAGCATTGCTAAGCACTATATCCGCTATAGTTAGAAGCCATGGCTTTACTAAGATAACTATGTATTCAGCAATAGGAATGAACATTCTTAATATTATAGGAAATTATTTATTGATATTTGGAAAGTTTGGATTGCCTGCATTAGGGGTGAGAGGATCAGCCCTTTCAACCTCAGTAAGTAGAAGTTTAGCTTTAATAGTAATGTTTATTATTTTGGTTAAAAAGGTAGATAAAAATATATCCTTTAAGTTACTTAGGCCTTTTCCGTTTGATATGCTTAAGAGGATATTAAAGATAGGAATACCTAGTGCAGGAGAACAGATTTCTTATAATACATCTCAAATGGTAATAACATCATTTATTACGCAGATGGGAACAAATACTTTGGCTGCAAAGGCATATATAAATAATATTACCATGTTTACCATTGTATTTACAGCAGCTATAGGACAAGGTACAAGTATTTTAGTAGGTAATAAGATAGGAGCAAAAAAACAAGAAGAGGCTTACCATATATGTTTAGATAGTGTGAAGGTTGGAATTGGAATTTCTGTTTCTGTAGCACTTATGTCAGCCGTATTCAGCAGAGCTCTGACATCTATATTTACTTCAAATGAAGAAATAATAAAAATTGCCTCTTTAGTGCTTATTATTGATGTATTGGTAGAGGTTGGTAAGGTGTTTAATGTAGTAATTATAAGTTCATTAAGAGCTGCAGGAGATGTGAAGTTTCCAGTATACTGCGGGATTTTGTCTATGTGGGGAGTATCAGTCTTATTTTCATTTATTTTTGGTGTGAAATTTGGATTTGCTTTAGCAGGAATATGGATAGCTTGTGGGATGGATGAATGGTTACGAGGAATAATAATGCTTTTTAGATGGAAAAGTGGTAAATGGAGAAAGATGGGGCTGATCTAA
- a CDS encoding DUF2207 domain-containing protein: protein MAKRKGSRYYRKGTSEDKSRGFDNLGDDFKKVMDDVKDSVSDKGFKGNIGGKGIKLSHWFDKWKKKMEKSNRLNLILILLAVLVGLFILSRIGIPLVMLILLFVILYLILF, encoded by the coding sequence ATGGCCAAAAGAAAGGGAAGTAGATATTACAGAAAAGGTACTAGTGAAGATAAATCCAGAGGATTTGATAATTTAGGGGATGACTTTAAAAAAGTAATGGATGATGTTAAGGATAGCGTATCAGATAAAGGTTTCAAAGGCAATATTGGAGGAAAAGGAATTAAATTATCTCATTGGTTTGATAAATGGAAAAAGAAGATGGAAAAAAGCAATAGATTAAATCTTATATTAATTTTATTAGCAGTACTTGTAGGACTATTTATTTTAAGCAGAATAGGAATACCATTAGTAATGCTTATCCTTCTCTTTGTTATTCTTTATCTTATTTTATTTTAA
- a CDS encoding serine hydrolase domain-containing protein, with protein sequence MKEKFQEICQRFSENNNFSGVCLIKKGEKKIFEKAYGLAHKGFIIENKVNTKFDTASITKVFTATAILLLIQKNLLKLEDKITDIIDLKGTTIPTDVTIFHLLTHTSGIADDADEEAGEDYADLFKEKPNYSIRNTADFLPQFAYKEPVFKAGTDVRYNNCAFVLLGLAIEKITGISYHQFVTENIFRPLEMHNTKFLAMDCVNENTAEGYYEYCDEDGKFIEWRKNIYSYPPIGAPDAGVYTTVNDLDIFLRKLKDKEILNEKYTNMIFSPQVKFSKPFSKWKPVPTATIRNGFAFEFVEIEDQVFCMRKDGMNYGVGAMLSYYPKADTTIIILCNQDCNIWEMHRQLQTVLYYEEY encoded by the coding sequence ATGAAAGAAAAATTTCAAGAAATATGCCAAAGATTTAGTGAAAATAATAATTTTTCAGGGGTATGTTTAATAAAAAAAGGGGAAAAAAAGATATTCGAAAAAGCTTATGGATTAGCTCATAAGGGGTTTATAATAGAGAATAAAGTAAATACAAAGTTTGATACAGCATCAATTACAAAAGTGTTTACTGCTACAGCTATATTGCTGCTAATACAAAAGAATTTATTGAAGCTTGAAGATAAGATTACAGATATTATTGATCTAAAGGGAACTACCATACCAACAGATGTAACAATTTTTCATTTATTAACTCATACCTCAGGCATAGCTGATGATGCAGATGAAGAGGCTGGGGAAGATTATGCAGATTTATTTAAAGAAAAACCTAATTATTCAATTCGTAACACTGCTGATTTTCTTCCACAGTTCGCGTATAAAGAGCCTGTATTTAAGGCGGGGACAGATGTAAGGTATAATAATTGTGCTTTTGTACTACTTGGACTAGCTATAGAAAAAATAACAGGTATAAGTTATCATCAGTTTGTTACTGAAAATATTTTTAGGCCTTTGGAAATGCATAATACAAAATTCTTAGCTATGGATTGTGTAAATGAAAATACAGCAGAAGGTTATTATGAATATTGTGATGAGGATGGAAAGTTTATAGAATGGAGAAAAAATATATATTCATATCCACCAATAGGTGCACCAGATGCAGGCGTTTATACTACTGTAAATGATTTGGACATCTTTTTAAGAAAGCTCAAAGATAAAGAAATACTGAATGAGAAATATACAAATATGATATTTTCACCACAGGTAAAGTTCTCTAAGCCTTTTTCAAAATGGAAACCCGTTCCTACTGCAACTATAAGAAATGGGTTTGCTTTTGAATTTGTTGAAATAGAGGATCAGGTTTTTTGTATGAGGAAAGATGGGATGAATTATGGTGTTGGAGCAATGCTTTCTTATTATCCTAAAGCTGATACAACAATTATAATTTTGTGTAACCAAGATTGTAACATATGGGAGATGCATAGACAACTACAAACAGTTTTATATTATGAAGAATATTAA
- a CDS encoding alpha/beta hydrolase: protein MSNTKTSRKSMKKRIFIGIAIVLVVFIGGTLIWMTNSYKHKSLATVALKSDNSMAVTDGDFIIFDSKNENATKGLIFYPGAKVDPMAYAPLCRQIANAGYKVVIVSMPLNFAIFSPNKADEVIEKFPQIQTWAIGGHSLGGVMACKYASKHDKIKGVALYASYPQGDELKNSNKQVVSIWGSNDGVAKLDKVRNAALPKDTTFVEIKGGNHGQFGDYGAQSGDKQATISQEEQVKQAVDATVELMKKIQ from the coding sequence TTGAGTAACACAAAAACAAGTAGGAAGAGCATGAAAAAAAGAATTTTTATAGGTATAGCTATAGTTTTAGTTGTATTCATTGGAGGAACTTTAATTTGGATGACAAATTCTTATAAGCATAAGTCTTTAGCGACTGTAGCACTTAAAAGTGATAATAGTATGGCAGTGACAGATGGAGATTTTATAATATTTGATTCTAAAAATGAAAATGCAACTAAAGGACTTATTTTTTACCCTGGAGCAAAGGTTGATCCTATGGCATATGCACCTTTGTGCAGACAAATTGCAAATGCAGGATATAAGGTAGTAATAGTATCAATGCCATTAAATTTTGCAATATTTTCTCCAAACAAAGCAGATGAAGTTATAGAAAAATTTCCACAGATACAAACCTGGGCAATTGGTGGTCATTCCTTAGGTGGAGTTATGGCGTGTAAGTATGCTTCAAAGCATGACAAAATAAAAGGCGTAGCTTTATATGCTTCTTATCCACAAGGTGATGAACTTAAAAATAGTAATAAGCAGGTAGTATCTATATGGGGAAGTAATGATGGTGTTGCTAAGCTTGATAAGGTTAGAAATGCAGCTTTGCCAAAGGATACAACTTTTGTAGAAATAAAAGGTGGAAATCATGGGCAATTTGGAGATTATGGAGCTCAATCTGGGGATAAGCAAGCTACAATTTCTCAAGAAGAACAAGTTAAGCAGGCAGTTGATGCGACTGTAGAACTTATGAAAAAAATACAATAG
- a CDS encoding GNAT family N-acetyltransferase yields MNISIVEKDITEIDIIRSLWEKLNVMHKDKTQYFKRRFENFTFDQRFVSINAQGNYKFDVILDNDNNKYVGYCLSSIDGASGEVQSIYIEKEYRKYGLGGKLMGRALSWFEENEIANIAIGVIYGNEEALPFYARYGFMPLSYNLKRQK; encoded by the coding sequence TTGAATATAAGTATAGTTGAAAAAGATATAACTGAAATTGATATTATAAGATCCTTATGGGAAAAGTTAAATGTTATGCATAAGGATAAGACTCAATATTTTAAGAGGAGATTTGAGAACTTTACCTTTGATCAAAGATTTGTATCTATTAATGCTCAAGGAAATTATAAATTTGATGTGATTTTAGATAATGATAATAATAAATATGTAGGTTATTGTTTAAGTTCTATAGATGGTGCTTCAGGAGAGGTGCAATCAATTTATATTGAAAAGGAGTATAGAAAGTATGGTCTTGGTGGAAAGTTAATGGGAAGAGCTTTGAGTTGGTTTGAGGAAAATGAGATAGCGAATATAGCCATTGGAGTAATTTATGGTAATGAAGAAGCGCTACCATTCTATGCTCGCTATGGTTTTATGCCATTAAGTTATAATTTGAAAAGGCAGAAATAA
- a CDS encoding alpha/beta hydrolase, whose amino-acid sequence MKEYEQALLDELQQKTITIKNNGIDVIFKPSPGEDRPGYLDPRELNIMKEHWAGNMQQEPPKEPIPMEVLIPIMREFMGFANRNLNTVEIHTKYEELKESGNTVGLWRYYPRKSEKNRKRPAVVFIHGGGWIGGSVYTVENFCRLLAELIDGVVFNVDYSLAPEKPYPNGLNDNYYAVKHVYDHAEEYGIDPDKITVAGDSAGGNYTAAVCLKAREEGTPKIALQALIYPGVAIGDASVPGYEWSEDLFEISEEQKEIIKGCLMLGRPAKDASSDPMSGCYITNKEDMYNPYVSPMMAKSHADLPRALLFGAEFDGLRIQTEFYAKQLSDDGVPVTTFRYKGMTHAFIDKIGIVPQAEDLCIEIAKAIKEL is encoded by the coding sequence TTGAAAGAATATGAACAAGCTTTATTAGATGAATTACAACAGAAAACGATTACTATTAAAAATAATGGAATTGATGTTATTTTTAAGCCAAGCCCTGGAGAAGATAGACCAGGATATTTAGATCCAAGAGAGTTAAATATTATGAAGGAACACTGGGCTGGAAACATGCAACAAGAGCCTCCGAAGGAACCTATACCTATGGAAGTTTTAATTCCTATAATGCGTGAGTTTATGGGATTTGCAAATCGTAATTTAAATACAGTTGAAATTCATACAAAATATGAGGAGTTAAAGGAAAGTGGGAATACTGTAGGACTTTGGCGCTATTATCCAAGAAAATCAGAAAAGAATAGAAAACGTCCGGCAGTTGTATTCATTCATGGAGGTGGATGGATAGGAGGTTCTGTTTACACTGTAGAGAATTTCTGTAGATTATTAGCCGAATTGATTGATGGAGTAGTATTTAATGTAGATTATTCTCTTGCACCAGAAAAACCATATCCAAATGGATTGAATGATAATTATTATGCAGTAAAGCATGTGTATGACCATGCAGAAGAATATGGCATTGATCCTGATAAAATTACAGTAGCAGGAGATAGTGCTGGAGGAAACTATACAGCTGCAGTTTGTTTAAAAGCAAGAGAGGAAGGAACACCTAAAATTGCACTACAAGCATTGATATATCCTGGAGTAGCTATTGGTGATGCTAGTGTTCCTGGGTATGAATGGTCAGAAGATCTTTTTGAAATATCAGAAGAACAGAAAGAGATAATTAAAGGATGCTTGATGCTTGGAAGACCAGCAAAGGATGCTTCAAGTGATCCTATGAGCGGTTGTTATATAACCAATAAAGAGGATATGTACAATCCATATGTTAGTCCAATGATGGCTAAGTCTCATGCTGATTTACCAAGAGCTTTATTGTTTGGAGCAGAATTTGATGGATTACGTATTCAAACAGAATTTTATGCAAAACAATTATCTGATGATGGAGTACCTGTTACTACTTTTAGATATAAGGGTATGACTCATGCCTTTATTGATAAAATAGGAATTGTTCCACAGGCAGAAGATTTATGTATAGAAATTGCAAAAGCAATTAAAGAATTATAA
- a CDS encoding glycoside hydrolase family 3 protein, producing MGKYDIDWNLYADISRRAAAEGAVLLKNDNKALPIKKGETASVFGRIQLDYYKSGTGSGGMVNTRYVVGILDALKNCKDIYINKDLLGIYEEWVKEHPCNRGIHWGEEPWSQEEMPLTDEVVSNAALNSDLAVVIIGRTAGEDKDSSAEKGSYLLTDLEEDMLQKVCKAFKRVAVVLNVGNIIDMKWVDTYNPAAVLYAWHGGQEGGNSVLDVLTGEVTPCGKLSDTIAYNIEDYPSTAYFGDKKRNFYAEDIFVGYRYFETVAKDKVMYPFGFGLSYTTFKTENILFQVPKFDGQESDCQLKHDKSGIVNILVKVTNTGDVKGKEVVQAYLSAPQGKLGKPSRELKAFGKTKELAPGSNETIELSISVKDIASYDDSGVTGHKSCYVLEAGKYEFYVGTDVRNAALSGVLEIAELIVVEELEEAVAPKIAYERLHANETVAGVELVNEATPLRTIDLQKRIIDGRPEEIPYTGDKGYKLGDVFDNKISLDEFLAQLSDEDLIHMSRGEGMSSPKVTPGTAGAFGGVTDNLHGFGIPVGCCADGPSGIRMDCGTYAFSMPNGTCLACSFNTELVKELYVMEGKELRKNRVDTLLGPGLNIHRNPLNGRNFEYFSEDPLLTGKMAVACLSGMHEFGVTGTIKHFAGNNQEFGRNESDSVISERALREIYLKGFEIAVKEGKARSVMSTYGALNGIWTAGNYDLLTTILRKEWGFKGIVMTDWWAKMNEDGEETAAHTNTQYMVRAQNDLYMVVENAAKNTGNDILEESFNNGVVTRGELIRNAANICYMLMNSPVMERFLGRMSEEEKAASENAQNEDNIAFDLAYQRIEDDTLLDLTGLKTGRGDTTMFALNFAKRGLYDISLKVKSHSGELAQMPVTISIDRSIVSMITINGTNGEWINVTRDLGVIFNQNCYLKIYFAQGGMEVDEIRISIREEIDLKKIMEDKTKEEDNE from the coding sequence ATGGGAAAGTATGATATAGATTGGAATTTATATGCTGATATTTCTAGAAGAGCTGCAGCAGAAGGAGCAGTCCTTTTAAAGAATGATAATAAGGCTCTACCAATTAAAAAAGGAGAAACAGCATCTGTATTTGGAAGAATTCAATTAGACTACTATAAGAGTGGTACTGGTTCAGGTGGTATGGTTAATACTAGATATGTGGTTGGTATTTTAGATGCGTTAAAGAATTGTAAAGACATATATATAAACAAAGATTTGTTAGGAATTTACGAAGAATGGGTAAAGGAACATCCATGTAACAGAGGTATACATTGGGGAGAAGAACCTTGGTCTCAAGAAGAAATGCCATTAACTGATGAAGTGGTTTCTAATGCAGCTTTAAACTCTGATCTTGCAGTAGTTATTATTGGCCGAACTGCAGGAGAAGATAAGGATAGCTCTGCAGAAAAAGGAAGTTACCTTCTAACTGATTTAGAAGAAGATATGCTTCAAAAGGTTTGCAAAGCATTCAAAAGAGTAGCTGTTGTTTTAAATGTTGGTAATATTATTGATATGAAGTGGGTAGATACTTATAACCCAGCAGCTGTATTATATGCATGGCATGGTGGTCAAGAAGGTGGAAATTCAGTTCTAGATGTACTAACAGGAGAGGTAACACCTTGCGGTAAGCTAAGTGATACTATTGCTTATAATATTGAAGATTATCCTTCTACAGCTTATTTTGGAGATAAAAAGCGTAATTTTTATGCTGAAGATATTTTTGTTGGATATCGTTACTTTGAAACTGTAGCAAAAGATAAAGTGATGTATCCATTTGGATTTGGTCTTTCTTATACTACATTCAAAACAGAAAATATCTTGTTTCAAGTTCCAAAGTTTGATGGACAAGAATCTGATTGTCAGTTGAAGCATGATAAATCAGGAATAGTTAATATTTTGGTGAAGGTAACAAATACTGGAGATGTAAAAGGAAAAGAAGTTGTTCAAGCATATTTATCTGCACCGCAAGGAAAACTAGGAAAACCTTCTAGAGAGTTAAAAGCCTTTGGAAAAACTAAAGAATTAGCACCAGGCTCAAATGAAACAATAGAACTTAGTATTTCTGTAAAAGATATTGCATCCTATGACGATAGTGGAGTAACAGGACATAAGTCTTGCTATGTATTAGAGGCTGGAAAATACGAATTCTATGTTGGAACAGATGTTAGAAATGCAGCTTTGTCTGGAGTTTTAGAAATTGCGGAATTGATAGTGGTAGAAGAACTTGAGGAAGCAGTAGCTCCTAAAATAGCTTATGAAAGACTTCATGCAAATGAAACAGTTGCTGGAGTAGAATTAGTAAATGAAGCGACACCATTACGTACTATTGATTTACAAAAACGTATTATAGATGGTCGCCCAGAAGAAATCCCTTATACAGGTGATAAAGGTTATAAATTAGGAGATGTTTTTGATAATAAGATTTCATTGGATGAGTTCTTAGCACAGCTTTCTGACGAAGATCTAATTCATATGTCTAGAGGAGAAGGTATGAGTTCTCCTAAGGTAACTCCAGGAACTGCTGGGGCTTTTGGAGGGGTTACTGATAATCTTCATGGCTTTGGAATTCCAGTTGGTTGCTGTGCAGATGGCCCATCAGGAATAAGAATGGATTGTGGAACTTATGCTTTCAGTATGCCAAACGGAACTTGTCTTGCTTGTTCATTCAATACTGAACTTGTTAAAGAATTATACGTTATGGAAGGTAAAGAACTAAGAAAGAATAGAGTTGATACTTTACTTGGACCAGGCTTGAATATTCATAGAAATCCACTAAATGGACGTAACTTTGAGTATTTTTCTGAAGATCCTTTACTAACTGGTAAGATGGCAGTAGCTTGCTTAAGTGGTATGCATGAATTTGGTGTTACAGGAACAATAAAGCATTTTGCAGGAAATAATCAAGAATTTGGGCGTAATGAAAGTGATAGTGTAATTTCTGAAAGAGCTCTTCGTGAAATTTATTTAAAGGGCTTTGAAATTGCAGTAAAAGAAGGAAAAGCTAGAAGTGTTATGTCTACCTATGGTGCACTAAATGGAATTTGGACAGCAGGTAATTATGATTTACTTACCACTATTTTGAGAAAAGAATGGGGATTTAAAGGAATCGTAATGACAGATTGGTGGGCAAAGATGAATGAAGATGGCGAAGAAACAGCAGCTCATACCAACACACAATACATGGTTCGTGCTCAAAATGATCTTTATATGGTAGTTGAAAATGCAGCAAAAAATACTGGTAATGACATTTTAGAAGAGAGCTTTAACAATGGTGTTGTTACTCGTGGTGAACTTATCAGAAATGCAGCAAACATTTGCTATATGTTAATGAATTCTCCTGTTATGGAACGTTTCCTTGGAAGAATGAGTGAAGAAGAAAAGGCAGCATCAGAAAATGCTCAGAATGAAGATAATATTGCTTTTGATTTAGCATATCAGAGAATAGAAGATGACACTTTACTTGATTTAACAGGATTGAAAACAGGTAGAGGAGATACTACTATGTTTGCTTTGAATTTTGCTAAGAGAGGACTTTATGATATCAGCTTAAAGGTCAAATCCCATTCGGGTGAATTAGCTCAGATGCCAGTTACAATTTCTATTGATAGAAGTATAGTTTCAATGATTACTATCAATGGCACCAATGGAGAATGGATAAATGTAACTAGAGATTTAGGTGTTATATTTAATCAAAACTGTTATTTAAAAATCTATTTTGCTCAAGGCGGAATGGAAGTAGATGAAATTAGGATTAGCATACGAGAAGAAATTGATTTAAAAAAAATAATGGAAGATAAAACAAAAGAAGAAGATAACGAATAA
- a CDS encoding tyrosine-type recombinase/integrase, translated as MKGAVRKRGDTWSYYFNLGLIDGKRKKKEKGGFKTKKEAEKALRDAISEFEKGYIEPTKVNFTSVSTQWLEEYIKPLRKITTYSRYKEMNKKYLIPYLGFKEINKITALDIERMLLDIKKNNISDTTLQGIYTLCNSIFERSIKLHLIQNNPCKGVERPQRNKKQTDVLEVEEIPLLIKTLDLENEYDYMFYVAFRLTLELGLRRGELAGLTWEDISYGENVVSIHNNLIYNYGHTYMETTKTKGSTRTIYVSNELLEMLTQLNKRQEFKKNEYGEFYENNIFNDKSYDLVMRWDNGKYIHPMYYTNKIKKVVAAAGIDKTIRFHDLRHTNATLLIQQGVDFKTVQTRLGHEDINTTLNIYAHVNKEMQKNATEKLNNIFGGKLVAKK; from the coding sequence ATGAAAGGTGCTGTAAGGAAACGTGGTGACACATGGAGTTACTATTTTAACCTAGGATTAATCGACGGGAAACGTAAAAAGAAAGAAAAAGGAGGTTTTAAAACAAAAAAAGAAGCCGAAAAGGCTCTCCGTGATGCAATAAGCGAATTTGAAAAAGGATATATTGAGCCTACTAAAGTTAACTTTACAAGTGTATCTACACAATGGTTAGAGGAATATATAAAACCTCTTAGAAAAATAACGACATATAGTAGATATAAAGAAATGAATAAAAAATATTTGATTCCCTATTTAGGTTTTAAAGAAATAAATAAAATAACCGCTTTAGATATAGAACGAATGTTACTAGATATAAAAAAGAATAATATTAGCGATACTACTTTGCAAGGAATATATACGCTTTGTAATTCCATATTTGAAAGAAGTATAAAACTGCATCTGATACAAAACAATCCCTGCAAAGGCGTTGAGCGACCACAGAGAAATAAAAAACAAACCGATGTATTAGAAGTTGAAGAAATACCATTATTAATTAAAACTTTAGATTTAGAAAATGAATATGATTATATGTTTTATGTAGCTTTTAGATTAACCTTAGAACTAGGTCTTAGGCGTGGAGAATTAGCTGGGTTGACTTGGGAAGATATAAGCTACGGAGAAAATGTGGTATCCATTCACAATAATTTAATTTATAACTACGGACACACTTACATGGAAACTACAAAAACAAAAGGAAGTACCAGAACTATTTATGTTTCAAATGAACTTTTAGAGATGTTAACTCAATTAAATAAAAGGCAAGAATTCAAAAAAAATGAATACGGAGAGTTCTATGAAAATAATATTTTTAATGATAAAAGTTATGATCTAGTCATGAGGTGGGATAATGGAAAATACATTCACCCTATGTACTACACTAATAAAATAAAAAAGGTTGTAGCTGCTGCTGGAATAGATAAAACTATTCGTTTTCATGACTTAAGACATACTAATGCGACTTTATTAATTCAACAAGGTGTGGATTTTAAAACAGTGCAAACAAGACTAGGGCATGAGGATATTAATACAACTTTAAATATTTACGCTCATGTTAATAAAGAGATGCAAAAAAATGCTACAGAAAAATTAAATAATATTTTTGGTGGCAAATTGGTGGCAAAAAAATAA